The Carassius gibelio isolate Cgi1373 ecotype wild population from Czech Republic chromosome A19, carGib1.2-hapl.c, whole genome shotgun sequence genome segment CTGTGATGACGATGGTTTAATTTGCAAAGACTGTgtttgaaaaaaactttcatcacacacacacacacaaatcagttatcagttatcaattttgaatgtgaatttttgtaatttgcacattttgttctaaatgtattgttcacacacacacacacacacacacacacacacacacacacacacacacacacacacacacacacacaactgacatcagttcactgatctatgttgttccaaaattgacttttttaattgcacatttgaATATGTGGGTTTgcacccaaaatgtattttttttaatggcacatatggatatgtttttttaatgcagtttaaatgttatGTGGCTGTATAATCAGTTGTTTTGAAGTTAAAATTGATGATAAATTACTATTTCCCTTTGCAGTTTGACCGGCCCATTTTACCTGAACAGCTGGCccattttaccttaaactgctcaTGCAAAAGAAGTTGGCACAACTGATGTTTCAAGAACTGTAGGgcctaaataattatattttactacataatttcaacacaaaactatcaaaaacagtcattattaatcataaatacaCATGGAATAGGCATATATGGTATTGTATTATTGTCCCAAACGATTTACCAAAAAGTGGCCCAATTTAGCTGATATCAccctataataaaaccatggttagttTTCGTAAGGGTTGACAGATTTCATGAGCTTCAGCTAAAAAAGTGACATCAATCCAGATCCACTATTGTCAACGGATGCTGCGGTTACCACAGCAACCAATGGCACAACACTTGTTATATACATTTCTGTCGCACAAATGGAAGAGCTAGACTCTATTACTTTAGCTCATCTTGTTTTTCATTCATCTCAGGCATGAAATACTTAAAATCTAGCTCATGTTAATGAGTTTTATTCATTCTCACGCGCTAGAATCTCGTGAGTGTGTGCCAGTCTGCGCACGAGCGTAAGTTGATTTTTCCTAAAAGCCCAGCGCGCGTAGAAAACACGTTCTCGGCCAATAACGCGTGCCAGGGATTGGCAGATCATCTTCAACATTTAGCAAATGAAACCACGTGCAAGCATCTGTTCGTTCCAATCAATTGATGTAAACTGAATGAAGCGGACCTTTGTGGGAGCAATTGTGTTTCCGTGGCGCGGAGGTAGATCTCTATTTGTGAGTGTGGAGCCCATTGAATTTGTGTTGAAAGCGGAATAATACGGTCATATAAATAGTAGAGAAACGGATATTACCGGGCGCGTCTAATTAATCAGCCGTTTAATGCTTATTTAGCAACATACGGATTAGATTTTACTTAGTCAATAGGGTTTTATAtgaaaaatagcatatttttacctGGATGCACgaagtattgtgcattttttcttttctcattggGACTGTAAATTACGCATGGTTGATATTTTTGCTCATATTTGGACGTCCACGTATTCATTTAATCTTTTATGACTTGTGACTCAATGAAAACTATATTTTGaaactgacttttttttgtttgtagacCACCGAGTGGATATTTTATTCGCCTTTAAATGAGATACTCTCCCATTGCCAATGCCACAAAACTGCGTCTTTTTCTACGAACCAAGAGCTGTAAAGAAACGCAAGACCCCATCTCTGTGAATACTGCGCGTGCTGCATCATCTCATTCAAATTGCTGTCAGCCAAGAGAGGGGCAACAATAACTTCGAACGGTTATTGTGTCACATTTCCTTCAGTCTCCGCATCATTTTCCACAGATTCGAAGCGGGCAGCTGTTGCAACACACGCAGGTAAGACGTGCCTTCATTTTGTTCCCATCTGATGTGGACTGCTGCAACGTGCGCGAGGATCTCATATACATAGGTCGCGTGCTCATTAAAGCCTTTGCTTTTCGGTGTTTGCTTGATTTCTGTGTGTAAAGATATTTATTATGAGCTAAATAAGGAATATTCATAACGAGCATGATATTTGGAAATGGATACGTGTTATGGGGGTTGGTGTCGCACAGCGTGTGTCGTCCGCCACTGGAATTTTAATTTCCTCCCCGAGATCTGCCTTGATGCTGCTGTGTGTAGTGTTTGCTTGTGGGAGGGGGAGAGGAGGGGGGTTCGGATTTCTAGGATGAATAATGTCTGAATGAAAACCTAAAACTGCAATTAGGTGTCCTAAAAAGATAAGTGTAGGAAgctgaaaatgtaattatgtCAGTGTAACaacaatagaagtcaatggaaaGTCCTCACCGTGATGTTTGTTTGTTAACGGCTTGTGTTGCTTATAACTATGGCGCATTGTCAACACCAGCAACCAAATGTTGCAAAATGCACACAATTAAGCAAATCCTTAATTTTTTTCGAGTATCAAATGACAGTTAGATGTCTTTGTTAATTCCTTTTGTTTGTGTTCATCTGTTAATTACagcaaaaagctttttttttgtactaGGACTTGTTGCTAACTAAGAGACTTTTAAAATCCTAAGCTACTTTCATTTAGTCTCCCAAGGCCTACTGTCCTCTTTCTGCCCTTCATCCCTACTTCCCCATTTCGGTGTGTGCTCGCTGGTAAAATGGTAATGGGCTGCATATTGGCTTGACATCTGTCATCTGCACCTGTTTGTGGATGGGACAGATGCCTCCCGTCCTCCTGAGTCAGAGAAACAGGGCTGAtggtgatgaggatgatgaggacgAAGGGGGTGgggaaggaagaggaagaggtggCTGAGTGGAGATGTGTATTGCGCTCGCTTATAGGAAGAAGTATATAGGATATTTACTGCAAAGAGAGGATGAATCGAGCAAACCAAGCGAGGTGATCCATCTGCCCATCTCAATGTCACATCCTTCTCTATCTCACTCACTGCAGCAGAGCTATTCTAAGAGAACACATTCGACCCACGCTCTAACAAACAGATCGAGAAAAAGAAAGAGTGTATGAGAGAGAAGGAAGGACGAGAGCCTGTAGTGTGGCAGGCTGTCTTTGGATAgttagtgtgcatgtgtgtccgAGGAGTATGTGCAGATGCTGTAGTGCACATCTTCCAGGACTCTGTCTCTTTGCTTTACATCATAAGCCACACAAGGCGTTGCCGATGGCAACTCCATAAAAGAGGCGACTCGGTGAGCATAAGCATGCTGTAAAATGAAAGGGCATAAGATGCACTTGGTTGCTGTATGTGAGAGGCTATTGAAAGGTGCGTAGCTTTGCTCTGTTTCCCTCATCCCTTCTTCCTTAAGGGTCCTTGGTCTCAAAGACTCATCCTCCCCCATCCCTGCATCCTTCTtgtcttctcttctcctctcagTAGggtctctctctgccctgtcaaCCCCCCACTTAGCACACATCTGTGGCTGTGTCACCCAGGTGAATGTGATTTCACCAaggtactattaaaataaatgatttcattttcctggatcaacattccaatcaaccaatcagaaacgaGTGATAAGTTTTCGAGTTATGTCAGTTTTAgtcttacaatcagggttagatgcatctaccttttttttttttacacctatttccctctgattttaggaatacatTATGGGTAAGGATTGGGGAtaggtctatatttttggacagtaatgttgatcaaAAGCTGTTGATGTataaacatgtcttacttggcaaaatcgcGATGACTGTGTCACCCCCTGCTTCCTCTTTCCCTTCATCAAAAGCTGCATCCCTTTGAATGTATTAAGCCTTAAGTATGTTCCCACAAGCCTTTTTAGTGGCACTTACACTGTTTTGTACTGCTTTTTTGTGCCTGGTGCTGTCATTGAGGGTTAAAGATTCACTGTATTGCATCAGCTATGCTAACATGTGCATGTTATTCACTGCCGTAACGTGTGACTCAGTATGTGAGAAAGCTGAGGTCGCACTACTATATGCAGGAAATATGGTGTGCATATTGCATACACTTTGCACCTTGTTTATCGTGGAGGATGATGTGATTCACAGCAATATGTTTTTGGATGACTTTGATTTTGTTGAAAAGAAACAACATACAAATATAATCAAACCTGAATGCACAAATTTGACATTATTGTTTAAATCACTTTAAATAGTTTATTGATTGTCGTAATTGTGTGGTTAAATTGGTACATATATGTCAGAATAATAACCAAAAGAGTCAGTAATTTAGTATATAGttatagtatgtatatatatatatatatatatatatatatatatatatatatatatatatatatatatatatatatatagctattttATTGCAcagtacagttattttaaatgagaaatataagaacaattgtttatatattgaataacaatattgtaatatgTAATTTTGGATTTTGGAATTTGAAAGACACGCAGAAAATATGATTAttcataacaaataaataagtttgGCATTATGCAACAGCCGCTTCATGCAATACTTGAAATAGACTGTAAAACTATTACTTCTGACTTTAAATTTTAAGAGGATGAGTTGCGTTTAAAGCACGAATAATGCACTTTGTGACATAGATTGGCACTTGTAAACATTGCATTGCTATGTGTGGTGCCCAAGACTCCTTAATAGCTAGATAATTTCTCATCCTACTTTCACATTACTCCAAGTTTCTGATGGACATATGAGCTCATTGCAGATTAGATGTTTGACTGATTCATTCTtaactttcttttgtttttcagtgaAAATCCAAGACTTAACAAAGGAAAACAGAAGCCAAGACAAAGAGCCATCAGCCTGGATGAAAACGACTGGAGTCCTGGCCAGGAATAAAAGTCGTCATCTTTTCTAAAGCAGATGAactataacagttttttttttaaacagctttttgaaaggATGTTGATTTGCACAGATTGAAGATTTTCTCTTTGACTTTTTGCTACCGAAACCAGTGCCAAACACTAACCATGCAAACCAGAAGCAAGAAATTATTTCACTAGTATTTTTGCATTCCTCTTGATCCATTTAAGCTATTGAAACTCAATTTACACCAACATTAGTTCACAATTTTTACCTTATCTTCACTATTAGTATTTAAAACTTTAATAGCATGTAATGGTTCCCAAGGTGGAAAGTTTATATGTCCATCACTTAGTTTAAGTCAAAAACAACCAGCAGCTTTTGATCCCCAAAATAGGGAGAACAGTGCATTATTGGTTAAACATGCTTTATGTAAGAGTGACCGATACGAATGCATTAACCTGAAAAAGTTTGGCTCCTGATCGTTTgatcgatggatggatggatgaatgggttTATGGATGGCTGGCACAAGCCTCATTAAACTTTCTAAAGTGAGCTGCTGCTAATTCTGTTGATAAGTCATCTGTTCCTCTCACTAAGGCCCATTTAAATCTTCCTCACCATCAGATCTCTTTAGTCATCCATCTTGTTTGCTTCTCCTTCCTTTACGGAATCTGCACATTTAGAGCAGAACCCTGAGAAATGTCTGAAGGGTTTAGATACTGAAGCCATACTTCTCATAGCCATACTAACGTCAAGATCCCTGCCATCATTGCAAGGATTCGGCTTGGTCATTCGGAAAGATCAGGTGCATGGGGATATTCAGGAATATCTTCAGAGGTGTGCATGTTCAATGGTGGTCCAGGTTTGACGTTCCGTAATCTGCCATACTCACCAGCCAGCCATTGACGCGTTGACTGTCTTGACAGTGGGACGACGTTTAAAGTTGTCACAGTACTTGAAAAATCGATTTTTAACACTTAGGATAGGCCTTCAGTGTGTCTGCTTGACGATATCCACGTGTTCCACATTGTCGGATGAATCCTGACTTCATGCCTGTTCAGTGGGCTCAACCATGCTGTCCTGCCAGAACTGGGCCCAAGCCCCCATTCGTTTTATTCTGTTGGGCTGAGCTAAATCCAGAGCAGAGACACTCACGCAAGAGGGTCCAACACACATAGACCCTCAAACTTTTTCAAGTTCAACCTTCCATTTTCTCTCTTCCATTCCTGAACACTTCTTCCTCTCTGGACTTGTGTCATCAAACCAGGAACTAATATATACCTGCTGCTTGTTACGCTTTGTGAGTGCCCTAACCGACCTATCCTCTTCTAAAGCCTTTGTAATGATCCTTTGTCCCATGGTGCCGCCTGTAGAGAAAAGATCAGCTCTTCCCCATTTCTGAACACTTGCTCATTCATTGCTTCATCCTACCTTTATCTCTAGCCTCAATGACTTCCTTCTGAAACTCGAAAAGATTAAGTACTTGACACTGTTAACCTGATTATGTGGACTGCACAACAGAACCTCAGTGACCTTGAAAGGTATTCTTGTTAGTCTCCCAAGACATTCTTATTGAAAAGCAGCAACCAGCTGAGATTTGTTTACAAGACAACATCAGTTCTTGGAGCTGACGATGACAATTGTTTACAAGTCCATGGAATAGCTGAGGACTAGTAACTGTTTCTTTCAATACTGTTGTTTAGTGAGTTGACAACTGAAGTGCCAACTAGAATAGAGAACATTTGGTGAGACATAGTTTACACTCGAACAGAAATGTTTACATGTTGCCCATAAGGTGAACTCAGATTAAGTCTTGAATGAATTGTTAGTGCCATAGATCAGTTCAGTTACACAGACTTAAACAAACCACCTTTAAGATAAAGCTGTACCCATGACTTCGACACTTTAAAAGGTTTACAtcgttaaaatacattttgtttaccGGACTAAATTGCTTGCAACAAAAGTCAAGAGTCATATATTTGTTCCTCTTGTTTTTCATTTGAgccattttcatatatttaaagcTGTTGTTTTATAGAACTTGTTCATCAAGAATATTCACCTTAAGCATAAAACGTGTATATAGATTTACCTCATTCTTTTTAATAATTTCCTCAGAAATATGTTTACACCCTAACTGAGAGTCTCATACTTTTTTCTTTAACCCAGACTCCCGCACTTGGATGTgcattttgcatattaaataaTTTGCATACTAGTGTATGCACACGTGAAAGAGAGATTAACTACATGTCTTATATATTGCCACACTGACTTGCAACTTTTGATAGACATCAGCTTTTTCTAGGCCTCTGAAGTCTTTTGTACTAAggcttcacttttttttttcatctttgatAAAATAAAGTCCCTTGTATCAAGATGCCACCTGCTGCCATCTTGCTTTTCTTCCTTTTTGGCCCTGTGGTCTCCACAGTGACTATTACCTCGGAACGCACCTCCGTGAATGGGGGCCCGGTGCTGGTTCTGTTGCGAGGACGCAACCGCAAGTTCCCTCAGCCCGATGTGCGGGGCAAGGAGGCCGCTGCCATGGCAGCAGAGCCAGAGGCAGCCGAGATTCCTCCGAGACCCCTGCCGCAGATTATGCTACCGCGTAACGTGACGGCCGATGCCCTGAAGCCTCCGCTGGGTGCCGCTCAGGTTGCCCCTCCTCCTCGGCGACTGGTGGACGTGGACGTGTGTCAGGGCTACTACGATGTGATGGGTCAGTTTGACAACACTTTCAACTGCACCAAGGGCACCTACATTTACTGCTGCGGCACCTGCCATTATCGCTTCTGCTGCGAGCACCAGCGCAGCCGTCTAGACCAAGACTCCTGCACTAATTACCGCTCACCCGATTGGGCCATCACGGCGGGACCCATCACCCTGCCTCCCATCCGACACGACCCAGATTTCGACCCACTGCAGCAACAGAGCAACAACACGGCTTACGTCATTGGGGGAGTCATCTCTTTTACCATGGCTGTGGCCATTGGGGTTAAAGTGGCCTTCCATAAACTGTCTCGACGACCGAGGAACAGAGACATCAACATGCCTAGGTGAGTGAAAGGCCAATTATGACCCGGCTCATGATGTGGAAGCAGACAATGCTGTACACATCCGAGTCTGCATCAGTGACTGCCATCTGAAGAGATCTGAAGTGATTTTGATGTCAGACTCTTTCAGCTTTCGCCTTTTGATTCCGTCATGCACTCATCCTTCCTTTTTCCTGTTTACATCTCTCTCTTCAGAGGGCTGGTGGACATTCTGCGTCACCAGTCCAGTCCAGTCCAGCAAGGAGAGAGGAACAACAGCACGGTCCTCACAACCGCCACCTCCAGTGAGGGCACGCTGGGGCGGACGTCGAAAAACTTCTACGCTCCCATCCTCCAGAGCAAAGACAACCGGAGTAAGTCTATCTCACCCACTCATAAAAAGCTCATCTGTATGCAAAGAGCATAATGGATGTagtcacaatgtgtatacatttgaAGGGGTATGAATAATCACATATAAGTAGAAAGGGGGTTTGAATTGTAGAATCAACAGGGCAGAAATGAAGTCTGGAGGCATAATTTAGTCGACAGATTGACAGTGTGAGTGTATGAGGTAATGTAGAACAGAGGATGTGTCAGAAATGAGTCAGATGAATTCTGTTTCAGAGGCAAACGATGCTATGTAACCACATGAAACTAGAGCAGCAAGTAAAGAAGGAGGTGTTTTCCACCTTTAAATCTAAACCGTTATCGACTAACATCCAAAATAGGAATCCTCAAAGTATAAAATTCGGGGGCAACTTTCAGGAAGTGAGGAGTAATCAGCGGCCAGTGAATAAAATAGACAAATCTTGTAGTAATGCTAAAGTTTATCAGCTGGTTTTGAGGAATGCAGTAACCAAAAATTACACATCTGTCTTAGACTggttaagtgatgtttttaaaaggtTCGTTTCATTTTTCCCAAACAGTGTAGTTAAAGTGAATTTAAACTTAAATGTTATTTACACCTAAAACACGTTCACACtgcatgttcaaaagtttgaggtatgtaagatttttaaatgttttaaaagaagtctctaatgctcaccaaggcagcattttttatatcaaaaatacagttaaaacagtaatattcttcAATGTTATTAAAacgtaaaataactttttctattattataattttttttattaaacttgcccattactccagtctttagtgtcacatgaccctttagacattattattttcaatgttgaaaacacttgtgctgcttaatattttaaaaccATAATGCAATGTTTCAGGATTCTGTGAaaataagttcaaaagaacagcaatagaaatattttgtaacattcataaatgtctttaatgtcacttttttgcaatttatttaatctttgcatgaaagttttgaacagtagtgtatatgcttttgtaatattcataaatactttcaaaatgtgttttaatataatatGCAAGAAAAAATCACTATAAGTAATCCCAAGGATGTGGATGAATATTAAAAACTGGGGAGATGTCACTGAAAAATATATAAGCTGTCactgaaaaatatatgaaaataataatattctgagGATGCACCCCTCATTGTTTGTGGTATTTAGCCCTGATTTCACAGTTGGTGTTCTTTTTAGGATTGAGTCCATTTTGTCTTGAATTGTCTGTTTTCACTCTCAAGTTTTCAATGTTTGTTTGCAATTGCTAACTGAAAACCATGCTTTTTAAATGTGCTGCAGGCAGTCTGTACAATCAGTGGTGAGAGTCTTTTAGTGGCACCATTAAGTTGtgagaatatataaaaaataaaaaaataccaaggAAATATGACTGTACTGCAAGCGATGTGGTACAGCATGACAAAACTGCATCTCTGACATACGTGCTTGCAGTCTAGACTGCTTCATACATTATAACTGGAGCGTTATTTTTGCATTGTGTTTTTCACTTGCATTACTGATAAATATTTGgcaaattctcaaaaaaaaagatattggtGCAGGCCACTGAAAACCTTGTTTCTAAGTTGAGATATTAAACATGCAAAGAGGCCTTGCATATCTTTTTTTGAACTTGGAGTGGATCAGTGTTCACTCTGCTCTCTTGCAGCTGGGAAACACAGTTTTGGCCAGACTGGGTCCAGTCCTAAACACACAGCTACTATCGGTAAGCCAAGGAGCTTAGGCAGAGTGTGCAAATGTGTCACTTGTGTGAGAGTGCCAGTAAGAAAGCTACAggtttgtctgtgtgtatttgtCACTGCCTTTGCTTTGGCTTGGTCTTGTTGGTTCGAGTGTGTTTGCTCCTGACCTCCCACTCTGTCACTACCCTGAGCTATTTTCTTGTTGTTTGTCCTGCACCCATCGCTGTTTGCACCAGTCAACATAGCTTCAGTAAATGTGCTGGCATGCATAGTAGCAGAATGCcaaaatcatgaagaaaaaaagcgtcttttcttcatgtttatgtattatgtatatgttatatattcatttatattaatctTATACGATAAAAAGAAAGCATATGAATATGAAATTTAACCAATAGATtgggatctatctatctatctatctatctatctatctatctatctatctatctatctatctatctatctatctatctatctatctatctatctatctatctatctatctatctatctatctatctatctatctatcgttctgtcgttctatctattgttctatgttctgtcattctgtctgtctctctatctatgATCTGCCAATCTTCAAGgccctttgcattttttttttcaagttgaaatgattgtttttttttatgctacaTCAATTCAGATTCATACTAaaaattgaatttgaattaaaaatgcattgtcatttcagtttttaaatgttcaaattcCCAGGTAAATATTATTTCCAAAGAATGATTTTGTctgttgttttttattcattttcttttattattttgcttttggGAGGGTGGGTGGTGGAAAGAAATCTGTAaagccaaaatatatatattgtatgtatgttaTGTACAATATTATGTATGCTATTTACATACAATATTTGGTAACATATATGTGAGAATCATAATATTAAAAGCCTTTAACTTCATGAGACACAATAACACAAATTGCATGCCATGGTGAATTTTGGCCGGTGGGCTGAATTGGGCTGCTAACTCCAAGGTACCTAAGTTATAAATCTCAGCAAGATGATCTATGAACTGGAGAGTTGCTGAGATCCCCTGTGACCACTGTGTCTTTGACTACATTTAATCTGCAGTGCTTAACCCAAGGTTGCTCCAGGGGGACTCTCCCTGTAGTACGTGCAGCGCAAATTACTTATACAAGTGTCTGTGGAACAAATTACTACATGAATAAGGATATTATCATTATGTAAGGATATATTAAATTTAATGGAACGACGAATAAGACAATATTCTAGTCATATATCTGTGCACAAATACTCCAGTTCCATTGTATTCTAGGTAATTATTAGACATCTGCCTTTGTCATTTAGAGACTCAGGATACAGCTTCAGTGTTCCAGAAACCCACATTTAATCAGACACGTATTCTATATTCGACCCAGGCAGATATGCGTTGAATACAATGTTGTTGGTGTTTGTCTTATTGTCTTTTGTCCTTCTCTCTTAGAGCGAGTTCCACGCATGAACAACACCCAGATGGTCTCCACAGGAACACTGCTGTCCAGCAAGCACAATAATTCTGGCTTTCACCCGTCCTTCTCTCACTCCTTCCACAACCTTGCCCAGCTACCTCCATCATACGAGACCGTCATGAAACCAGAGCTCAACCGCTACAGTTCCCTCAAGAGACtaggtgagtgtgtgtctgaAAAAGAGTGTGTAATTTCAGAACTGCTATTACTCAGAGGGTCTTTGGCTGCATTTACAGTCTTTGGCTGTTTTTTACCCACATCAGACACAATAAATCTACAcgatataagattttttttgcatCCGATCTGAGCCGGTTCCAAACATGGTTTTAAATCAGATACATATAAGATATCTGGTCATCTGACCAATGTCTAAACATACATATCCAGTTCCCCACAGAACTCCCGATGCGAGGGCGACACATTTGCCCATAAAGATGTGTTTTAATGCTGGTGTGCTGTATGCGCTTGCATTTTATTGAAATGGAAACTTAAAAAAATTGCACATTCAGGAGCTGCTTTTCAACCTCTGCCCCATGAATTTTATAAATACAACAGCTTCGCTATTAAAATCTACATTATATTTCTTAGCAATGAGGTGATAACTTTCACTTGTTTGCAAGCTTCACACTCGCACagtctctctcactcgctctctctctctctctctctctctctctctctcgttaattaatttgaattaatttaataaatatcatCTTGGCACTACATGTATTTCACTTAAGAATTCTACCTCTAACAAGCTGTATAAGATAACATACCATTTCCCATCATTTATCCATTCAGTGAGATTTTGAGCTGCAAAACATCCATGACAGCCTTTGTCCACGCTGGCAAATAATGGCCACTCGacatgaattatataaataattttaaatccaAGTCTATTCATAACCCGAGGATCTACCATGTTTGATCACTCACAATCATTTTGGCCTGTAATTATGTAAACACTGAATGTAAACAGACGGGCCAAAAAAAAGACGGAATCTGTGCATTAAgacatgcagtgtaaatgcagcctttgtgagggAGTGTAGCATGGAGTCAATTGCTGCTGTTTTAGGAAGGATGTCCTGTGGCATTGTAGATTTTTTACATGCATAATTTCATCAGCATGATTGGGGAACAAATATTTCAGTTTGGTCATATTCATATTCAATCAATGCTTGAAAACTACAAT includes the following:
- the shisa7b gene encoding protein shisa-6 isoform X1, with the translated sequence MPPAAILLFFLFGPVVSTVTITSERTSVNGGPVLVLLRGRNRKFPQPDVRGKEAAAMAAEPEAAEIPPRPLPQIMLPRNVTADALKPPLGAAQVAPPPRRLVDVDVCQGYYDVMGQFDNTFNCTKGTYIYCCGTCHYRFCCEHQRSRLDQDSCTNYRSPDWAITAGPITLPPIRHDPDFDPLQQQSNNTAYVIGGVISFTMAVAIGVKVAFHKLSRRPRNRDINMPRGLVDILRHQSSPVQQGERNNSTVLTTATSSEGTLGRTSKNFYAPILQSKDNRTGKHSFGQTGSSPKHTATIERVPRMNNTQMVSTGTLLSSKHNNSGFHPSFSHSFHNLAQLPPSYETVMKPELNRYSSLKRLEKNLDEYSGYYTSRRRPDNAPPSFHSSQHHLPWSGDSTLGGRGTLPLNTSRTRIHMPSSTSTPNPYPLPQTQYNPTFETMSKPPRRVMSQDQLLALVEGNTLSRLSKNQQHQYYKPMTTSKSSNTQTLRKSHERLLVSPDRLEERMMGDYGGMVPTMSRLTHHQKAQSQQNVCVTPSLDRHHMIKMNSHPTSGREQDHTVATMSSGHGAGTSGWGEVHGSGGGPGAMAHSARRMAFATKRQNTIEQLHFLPGGGGGGSGGGGGQALRTGSKNEVTV
- the shisa7b gene encoding protein shisa-6 isoform X2, whose translation is MPPAAILLFFLFGPVVSTVTITSERTSVNGGPVLVLLRGRNRKFPQPDVRGKEAAAMAAEPEAAEIPPRPLPQIMLPRNVTADALKPPLGAAQVAPPPRRLVDVDVCQGYYDVMGQFDNTFNCTKGTYIYCCGTCHYRFCCEHQRSRLDQDSCTNYRSPDWAITAGPITLPPIRHDPDFDPLQQQSNNTAYVIGGVISFTMAVAIGVKVAFHKLSRRPRNRDINMPRGLVDILRHQSSPVQQGERNNSTVLTTATSSEGTLGRTSKNFYAPILQSKDNRKRVPRMNNTQMVSTGTLLSSKHNNSGFHPSFSHSFHNLAQLPPSYETVMKPELNRYSSLKRLEKNLDEYSGYYTSRRRPDNAPPSFHSSQHHLPWSGDSTLGGRGTLPLNTSRTRIHMPSSTSTPNPYPLPQTQYNPTFETMSKPPRRVMSQDQLLALVEGNTLSRLSKNQQHQYYKPMTTSKSSNTQTLRKSHERLLVSPDRLEERMMGDYGGMVPTMSRLTHHQKAQSQQNVCVTPSLDRHHMIKMNSHPTSGREQDHTVATMSSGHGAGTSGWGEVHGSGGGPGAMAHSARRMAFATKRQNTIEQLHFLPGGGGGGSGGGGGQALRTGSKNEVTV